A region from the Nostoc sp. HK-01 genome encodes:
- a CDS encoding cation-efflux system membrane protein, which yields MQSSQVKQKFQALWTALVLLSVFFCVELSVGIWSHSLSLLADAEHILTDVGALGLALIASWLSQSISKHNIFGRYRLDILAALVNGISLACIAGWIIKEALVRLQSPDIEILGLPMLTTALIGLGINSFNAFYLHGCSHQDLNIRGAFLHLVADVASSVGAVLAAIAVIWLNWTWADGVISLLVAALIAFFAAYLLIQSVKCLRGQITDITNAACMCNLPAEECGDRNQAEKILFPSLEELIR from the coding sequence ATGCAATCAAGCCAGGTAAAGCAAAAATTTCAGGCTTTGTGGACTGCTTTAGTTTTACTCAGTGTCTTTTTTTGTGTGGAATTAAGTGTAGGAATTTGGAGCCACAGTCTGTCTCTATTAGCAGATGCTGAACACATTCTGACGGATGTAGGAGCGTTGGGTCTAGCCCTAATTGCATCCTGGCTATCTCAATCCATATCCAAACACAATATATTTGGACGCTATCGATTAGATATTTTGGCAGCTTTGGTGAATGGGATCAGCCTAGCTTGTATTGCTGGCTGGATTATCAAAGAAGCTCTGGTAAGGCTGCAATCTCCCGATATTGAAATTCTGGGTTTACCCATGTTGACAACCGCCTTGATTGGCTTGGGAATTAACAGCTTTAACGCTTTTTATCTACATGGATGCAGTCATCAAGACCTAAATATCAGAGGTGCTTTTCTACATCTGGTGGCGGATGTCGCTAGTTCTGTTGGTGCAGTGTTAGCGGCGATCGCTGTTATTTGGCTAAATTGGACATGGGCGGATGGAGTTATTAGTTTATTAGTAGCTGCACTAATCGCTTTTTTTGCGGCTTATTTATTGATTCAGAGTGTTAAATGTTTGCGCGGTCAAATTACCGACATTACAAATGCTGCTTGTATGTGTAATTTACCAGCAGAAGAATGCGGCGATCGCAATCAAGCGGAGAAAATTTTGTTTCCCTCCTTAGAGGAGCTAATTAGATAA
- a CDS encoding squalene-hopene-cyclase — protein MQTQDRVQVNQVADAIAASQKYLLSMQYPAGYWWAELESNVTITAEVVLLHKIWGTDKTRPLHKIETYLRSQQRQHGGWELFYDDGGEISTSVEAYMALRLLGVPATDPALIRARDFILQRGGISKTRIFTKLHLALIGCYSWRGIPSLPPWIMLLPPAFPVNIYEMSSWARSSTVPLLIVCDSKPIFQLDQAINLDELYVEGVDQVQYELPRQGDWTDLFLTLDQGFKLAESLNLVPFRQEGIKAAEKWILERQEVTGDWGGIIPAMLNSMLALKCLGYSQNDPIVERGFQAIDNFAIETEENYCIQPCVSPVWDTAWVMRALIDSGYAPDDPAIVKAGEWLLQKQILDYGDWTVKNRQGKPGAWAFEFDNRFYPDVDDTAVVVMALHLAKLPNESLKQAAIARALNWVASMQCRPGGWAAFDLDNDQEWLNFIPYGDLKAMIDPNTADVTARVLEMLGACNLSIDSPNLERALSYLLAEQEPEGCWFGRWGVNYIYGTSGVLSALALINPQKYQPNIEQGAAWLVGCQNSDGGWGETCRTYNDPSLKGQGRSTASQTAWAVIGLIAAGEATGNFAMSAIERGVNYLVSTQKSDGTWFEADFTGTGFPCHFYLKYHMYQQYFPLIALGRYQNIK, from the coding sequence ATGCAAACACAAGACAGGGTACAAGTCAATCAAGTTGCAGATGCGATCGCAGCCAGCCAAAAATACCTGCTGTCGATGCAATATCCCGCAGGTTACTGGTGGGCGGAGTTAGAATCTAATGTCACCATTACGGCGGAAGTTGTTCTACTGCATAAAATTTGGGGAACCGACAAAACTCGCCCATTACATAAAATTGAAACCTACTTGCGTTCTCAGCAACGGCAGCATGGCGGTTGGGAACTCTTTTATGATGACGGTGGCGAAATCAGCACTTCCGTAGAAGCATATATGGCGCTACGGCTGTTGGGTGTACCCGCAACCGACCCAGCCTTGATACGGGCGCGGGATTTTATTCTCCAACGGGGTGGTATCAGCAAAACTCGCATTTTTACCAAATTACACTTAGCCTTGATTGGCTGTTATAGCTGGCGTGGTATTCCTTCTCTTCCGCCGTGGATTATGCTGTTACCGCCAGCTTTCCCTGTCAACATTTATGAAATGTCTAGCTGGGCGCGTTCTAGCACTGTCCCGCTGTTAATTGTGTGTGATAGCAAACCTATTTTTCAACTTGATCAAGCGATTAATTTAGATGAGTTATACGTTGAAGGTGTTGATCAAGTCCAGTATGAATTACCCCGCCAAGGTGATTGGACTGATTTATTCCTGACATTAGATCAAGGTTTTAAATTAGCTGAAAGTCTGAATTTAGTTCCCTTCCGCCAAGAAGGAATTAAAGCCGCCGAAAAATGGATTTTAGAACGCCAAGAAGTCACAGGTGACTGGGGCGGGATTATTCCGGCGATGCTGAATTCTATGCTGGCGTTAAAATGCTTGGGTTATAGCCAAAACGACCCAATTGTCGAACGCGGATTTCAAGCCATTGATAACTTTGCCATAGAAACAGAAGAAAACTACTGTATTCAACCTTGTGTGTCTCCTGTGTGGGATACAGCTTGGGTAATGCGGGCGTTGATAGATTCTGGTTATGCACCTGATGATCCGGCGATTGTCAAAGCCGGAGAATGGTTACTACAAAAGCAAATTCTTGATTATGGTGATTGGACGGTAAAAAATCGTCAAGGTAAACCTGGTGCTTGGGCGTTTGAATTTGACAATCGCTTTTATCCCGATGTGGATGATACAGCGGTGGTAGTTATGGCTTTACACCTTGCCAAGCTGCCTAACGAAAGTTTAAAACAAGCTGCGATCGCCCGTGCTTTAAATTGGGTTGCATCTATGCAATGTCGCCCAGGTGGTTGGGCTGCGTTTGATTTAGATAATGATCAAGAATGGCTGAATTTCATCCCCTACGGTGACTTAAAAGCCATGATTGACCCCAACACCGCTGATGTCACAGCTAGAGTATTAGAAATGTTGGGTGCTTGTAACCTTTCCATAGATTCTCCCAACCTAGAACGCGCCCTTTCTTACCTCCTAGCAGAACAAGAACCCGAAGGTTGTTGGTTTGGGCGTTGGGGCGTAAATTACATCTACGGTACCAGCGGTGTTCTCTCCGCCTTAGCCTTAATTAACCCGCAAAAGTATCAGCCCAATATAGAACAAGGTGCGGCTTGGTTAGTCGGATGTCAAAATTCTGATGGCGGTTGGGGCGAAACTTGTCGCACTTACAACGATCCTAGCCTCAAAGGACAAGGACGCAGCACCGCATCGCAAACTGCTTGGGCTGTAATTGGATTAATCGCCGCAGGTGAAGCAACTGGTAATTTTGCAATGTCAGCAATTGAACGCGGGGTTAATTATCTAGTATCAACACAAAAATCAGACGGTACTTGGTTTGAAGCCGACTTTACTGGTACTGGCTTCCCCTGTCATTTTTATCTCAAATATCATATGTATCAGCAGTATTTTCCTTTAATAGCTTTAGGAAGATATCAAAATATTAAATAA
- a CDS encoding family 2 glycosyl transferase, with protein sequence MVAIVLGLMVLSLIIWLGLLSLRGQFWRLDQQLELTTPPLKSLPKVCAVIPARNEADVLPISLRSLLLQNYDGTFNVFLVDDRSTDGTFGCAEGVAHAVDKPQQLQIISGEQLPAGWSGKLWAVEQGIQQAKTLAPDYFLLTDADIEHDVNNLRRLVAKAEQENLDLVSVMVRLRCDSPWEKFLIPAFVFFFQKLYPFRWVNHPQNPTAAAAGGSILIRRTALERIGGISSIRQALIDDCALAKAVKSTQGRIWLGLSSLTRSLRPYNSLETIWGMIARTAYTQLNYSPVLLLGTVVAMTLIYLIPPLGVIIGVILGNWLIIITGLATWLLMALAYFPIIRFYQCSPLFAFSLPAIAFLYTLMTIDSAIRHWQGRGGAWKGRVYPG encoded by the coding sequence ATGGTGGCAATTGTACTAGGGTTGATGGTCTTATCCTTAATCATTTGGTTAGGATTACTGAGTTTAAGGGGACAGTTTTGGCGCTTAGACCAGCAATTAGAACTCACAACTCCTCCGCTAAAATCTTTACCGAAAGTGTGTGCGGTGATTCCCGCCCGGAATGAAGCGGATGTTCTGCCTATTAGTCTGCGATCGCTGTTACTGCAAAATTATGATGGTACTTTTAATGTATTTTTAGTAGACGATCGCAGTACAGATGGCACATTTGGCTGTGCGGAAGGAGTCGCCCACGCTGTAGACAAACCCCAGCAATTGCAAATTATCTCCGGTGAACAGTTACCTGCTGGTTGGTCTGGTAAACTTTGGGCAGTTGAACAAGGTATTCAACAAGCAAAAACACTCGCCCCTGACTATTTTCTACTGACAGACGCAGATATTGAACATGATGTCAATAACCTGCGCCGACTTGTTGCCAAAGCTGAACAAGAAAATTTAGACTTGGTTTCGGTGATGGTGCGGTTGCGCTGTGATAGTCCTTGGGAAAAATTTTTAATTCCCGCTTTCGTCTTCTTCTTTCAAAAACTTTATCCTTTCCGCTGGGTGAATCATCCCCAAAATCCCACAGCAGCGGCGGCTGGTGGGAGTATCTTAATTCGGCGCACAGCTTTAGAACGAATTGGTGGTATTTCCAGTATTCGGCAAGCTTTAATTGATGATTGTGCTTTAGCTAAGGCAGTTAAATCAACTCAAGGACGTATATGGTTAGGGTTAAGTAGCTTAACTCGCAGTTTGCGGCCTTACAATTCCCTGGAAACGATTTGGGGTATGATAGCGCGGACTGCCTATACTCAATTAAATTATTCGCCTGTATTATTACTGGGAACTGTTGTAGCTATGACCTTGATTTACCTGATACCCCCTTTGGGTGTGATTATCGGTGTAATTTTAGGTAATTGGCTCATCATAATTACAGGTTTAGCTACATGGTTATTGATGGCATTAGCTTACTTTCCCATTATCCGTTTTTATCAATGCTCACCTTTATTCGCTTTTAGTTTACCTGCGATCGCCTTTCTCTACACTTTAATGACAATAGACTCCGCTATCCGTCATTGGCAAGGACGAGGGGGCGCGTGGAAAGGACGAGTTTATCCTGGTTAA
- a CDS encoding cysteine desulfurase-related protein: MEPLDLKWIRSQFPALTQKINGQPAIFFDGPGGTQVPGAVLDAMNDYLVRSNANAHGYFVTSARTDATIASARAAIADFLGCHSDEVVFGANMTTLTFAFSRAIGRELHPGDEIIVTRLDHYANVSSWYALEEQGATIRVVDINVDDCTLDMNELERLINPKTRLVAVTYASNAVGTINDIAAIARLAHSVGAWVFVDAVHYAPHAPINVHSLDCDFLACSAYKFFGPHVGILYGKREHLERLQPYKVKPAPDEVPSRWETGTLNHEGLAGVVASINYLTKLGCHVSPAIDNELVAALIEADKEGLQTFSCPRFLKSSEQTSLTSAYHSRRAALVTAMSAIQQYERELSHKLISGLLEIPGLSCYGITDLTRFAWRTPTVGVRLAKKTPESIAKALGDRGIFTWHGHFYALGLIEKLGIEASGGLLRIGLAHYNTVEEIHQLLYMLHEIAALPDD; the protein is encoded by the coding sequence ATGGAACCGCTTGACCTGAAATGGATACGTAGCCAGTTTCCAGCATTAACGCAAAAAATCAACGGTCAGCCTGCTATTTTCTTCGATGGGCCAGGTGGTACTCAAGTACCTGGGGCGGTATTAGATGCGATGAATGACTATCTGGTGAGGTCAAATGCCAATGCTCATGGGTATTTTGTCACCAGTGCGCGTACAGATGCTACCATTGCCTCTGCTCGTGCAGCGATCGCCGATTTTCTGGGATGTCATAGCGATGAGGTGGTATTTGGTGCAAATATGACCACCCTCACCTTTGCTTTCAGTCGAGCAATTGGTCGAGAATTACACCCAGGTGATGAAATTATCGTAACGCGGCTAGATCATTACGCGAATGTTTCTTCTTGGTATGCGTTAGAAGAACAAGGTGCAACTATTCGCGTTGTGGATATTAATGTTGATGATTGCACCCTAGATATGAATGAACTAGAACGGTTAATTAACCCAAAAACGCGGTTAGTTGCCGTTACTTATGCTTCTAACGCTGTGGGTACAATTAATGATATTGCGGCGATCGCACGTTTGGCTCATAGCGTTGGTGCTTGGGTATTTGTTGATGCAGTCCACTATGCACCCCATGCACCGATTAATGTACATAGCTTAGATTGTGACTTTCTGGCTTGTTCGGCGTATAAATTCTTTGGCCCCCACGTTGGCATTTTGTACGGAAAAAGAGAACATTTAGAACGGTTGCAACCTTATAAAGTTAAACCTGCACCAGATGAAGTTCCCTCACGTTGGGAAACCGGAACTCTCAATCATGAAGGTTTAGCTGGAGTAGTCGCGTCGATTAACTATTTAACTAAACTTGGTTGTCATGTTTCGCCTGCAATTGATAACGAACTAGTTGCGGCTTTGATTGAAGCTGACAAAGAAGGATTACAAACATTTAGTTGTCCTCGCTTCCTCAAATCATCAGAACAAACAAGTCTTACCTCGGCTTATCACAGTCGACGTGCGGCTTTAGTTACAGCCATGTCCGCCATTCAGCAATACGAACGCGAACTAAGTCACAAATTAATTTCTGGACTGTTAGAAATTCCTGGGTTAAGCTGCTATGGCATCACCGATCTGACTCGTTTTGCTTGGCGGACACCAACAGTAGGCGTACGACTAGCTAAAAAAACCCCTGAAAGTATCGCTAAAGCATTAGGCGATCGCGGTATTTTTACATGGCATGGTCATTTCTATGCGCTAGGTTTAATAGAGAAGTTAGGTATAGAAGCTAGTGGCGGCTTACTGCGAATTGGATTAGCGCACTACAACACCGTCGAAGAAATTCATCAGTTGTTGTACATGTTGCATGAAATAGCAGCGCTTCCTGATGATTAA